The sequence GCGCTGCCAGGGATCGACCCGAACGCGGTCCAGGTCGACCTCCACGGGAGTACCCTGACGATCACGGGGGAGCGTACCCGTTCGGAGGGGGACGGGCAGCGCACGTCCGAGTTCCACTACGGCCGCTTCGAGCGGTCGTTCACGCTGCCGGCCAACGTCGATGCGGAGAGTGTGAGCGCGGACTTCACGCACGGGATGCTGGCGCTGACGCTTCCGTTGGCGGAGGCCGCGAAGCCGCGGCGGATCTCGATCAACGGCGCTGCGGAAAAGACGGTCGACGCCGCCTGATGGCGCAGACAGCCGCCTGCGCGCCGCGTCGGGACGCAAGGGTCGGCGGGGGAACGGGGTGGGCCTCGCGCGCGCCGTCCCGTTCCCCCAGCGCAATCCCGAGGGGGAGTCGGACGCACGCGGTGACGGGCCGCTGCCCTACTTTGCTTTGGCGGCTGCCTTCTCGGCCTCTTCCGCGGCGCGCTTTTCTTCTTCGAAGAACTCGCGTTGCCAGTCCGGCATTTCCTGAGGACCGGGGACCATGCCCTCGAGGTCCGGATCGCGGTCGGCGGGACGCGGCGCCGCTTCCTGCCGGCGCAGTTTGGCTTCGGCTCGCCGCTCGGCCTTCATGCGCGCCTTTTCCTGCCTGGCGCGTTCCCGCTGTCGCTTCGTCTGGGTGGGACGACCTCTGTTTGCCATATGCCTCCTTCGAAGCCGGAAAAGGGGCGGGCGCGCGCAGCGCCCAAACTGGGACTCTCAGTTTACCAGAGAGCCGGAAGCGCGGTGTGTCAGAGGCCGAGTTCGTCCGCGCGACGGTTGACGAAGGCAATCGTCTCGGCGGGCGTTTCGTACGCGCTGAGCGCCCGGTTGCCCCGGTACCCGATATCGGCAATGCCGATCGGGGACGTGTAGTACGCGTCGACCGTCATCCGGCGGATCCAATCGAAGAAGCGGACGCCGTCGCGCCACCCGCGCGGCGTATCGCCGCGCTCGGCCGCCACCAGCCGATCCAGCAAGCCGGTCTGCTGGGACGCATCTGCCTCGATGAACGTCCCACCGTGGTCGTCGCGCATTTGTTCGTCGATCCAGGCCAGGCCTTCAGCGTAGATCGTGAGAAGTCGCTCGTTCTGACTGCAAAGAAGGTCGATGAACTCCGGCGCTCCGGCATCGACGCCATTCCCTCCGCCAGCATCCGCCGGGACGATCAACTCAGCCAGCCGCATCACGGTCCCGTACTGGTGAGCGTCAAGCGCCTGGGGCGTGTACCCGCCGGGCTGTGCGCGCGCCTCGCCGGCTAGACCGTGCACGACCCGTGCGGCTTCGAGGTTGAACGCGCCGGCGCCCGCCGCAGTGAAGGCGAGCGCCAATTGCCGCAGGACGTCGCGTCGCGTCGGCTTGTCGCCCACCCCTCTAAATCTCCCCGCTCCGCATCGCATCGGCCAGATAGTCGGACGCCCTCCAGGTGAGTGCGTTGATCGTCAACGTCGGGTTCTTGTCCGGGTTGCTGACGAAGCTGCCGGCGTCGCAGACAAAGAGGTTGGGCACATCATGAGCCTGGCAGAAGCTGTTGAGCGCCGAAGTTTGACGGTTGTCGCCCATCCGTACCGTGCCTACCTCGTGGATGATGCTGCCGCCGATCGAGATTCCTGCCGCGTCCCGCTGCCCCGGTGGGTTGGGCTCGCCCCCCATCAGGTGGAACAACTCGGCAAACGTCTCGCGCATGTGCCGCGCCTGCCGCCGCTCGTAGTCGCTCCACTGGAAGTGGAAACGGAGCACCGGAATCCCCCAGCGGTCCACCACGTCGGGGTCGGGCTCGCACCAGCTCCGCTCGTTGGGGATCATTTCGCCGCGGCCGGCGAACGACAGAGTTGTTCCGTAATCGCGGCGCGCCTCCTCCTTGATCGCCACGCCGTAGCCGCCGCGCCGGGCCGCACCGCCGAAGGCGCCGACGCCGGGCATCTGATAGCCGCCTCCGATCTCGATGTGATAGCCCCGCGGGAACCCGAGCGCCTCCTGCGTTTCCCAGCCCCACCACGGCATGTAGAGATGTGCGCCGCCGGCGCCGTCGCTGTTGTACCGGGGCATTCCCTCCAGCGCCGGAACGTGGCCGCTGATGTCGAAGCCGACCGTGTCCATCAGATAGCGGCCGACCACGCCCGAGCCGTTGGCGACGCCGTCCCGATGCTCCGCGGTCTTGGAGTTGAGCAGCAGCCGGGCCGATTCGCAGGCGCTCGCGGCAACCACCAGG is a genomic window of Acidobacteriota bacterium containing:
- a CDS encoding Hsp20/alpha crystallin family protein, which encodes MDPAEWTRRRKMLSMTRWNPFVELNSLHREMDRVFGRFVADEEPDVGRSQWVPATEISAGQDGWTLRMALPGIDPNAVQVDLHGSTLTITGERTRSEGDGQRTSEFHYGRFERSFTLPANVDAESVSADFTHGMLALTLPLAEAAKPRRISINGAAEKTVDAA
- a CDS encoding gluconate 2-dehydrogenase subunit 3 family protein, producing MRCGAGRFRGVGDKPTRRDVLRQLALAFTAAGAGAFNLEAARVVHGLAGEARAQPGGYTPQALDAHQYGTVMRLAELIVPADAGGGNGVDAGAPEFIDLLCSQNERLLTIYAEGLAWIDEQMRDDHGGTFIEADASQQTGLLDRLVAAERGDTPRGWRDGVRFFDWIRRMTVDAYYTSPIGIADIGYRGNRALSAYETPAETIAFVNRRADELGL